A DNA window from Flammeovirga agarivorans contains the following coding sequences:
- a CDS encoding LptF/LptG family permease, with translation MKLLDKYILKKFFKTFIFVVLLLNIIVCIVDYTEKQDDFLKHGLDFGYVFSEYYVNLFIHWVNTLSPLSIFIAVVFLTARLASHTEIVAILSNGVSYQRFLAPYFVGATIVGLVIFGLLGWVVPNSSKTRVAFEIKYLKSPYYFNERDIHYRVSDSTYLYVESYNNRIKRGYRPTLETFDGNKLLEKISANRIQWDSTNQEWTFDKYEKYIFNADGSQKYSKGNSLKMKLNLEPKYFESKYALHETLTNPELSEYIEKEKSRGVGNLGVYENALYERYAYPFAIIILTLMGVCVSSVKSRHGSGFLIAVGFILAFVYLLMVLMSRAIAEADTLSPFLAAWLPNIIFFFVTIYLYLRVQK, from the coding sequence ATGAAACTTCTGGATAAGTATATTCTCAAAAAGTTTTTTAAGACATTTATTTTTGTAGTCCTTTTATTAAACATCATTGTTTGTATTGTAGATTATACAGAGAAACAAGATGACTTTTTAAAGCATGGATTAGATTTCGGTTACGTATTCTCAGAATATTACGTTAACCTATTTATACACTGGGTGAATACACTTAGTCCATTATCTATATTTATCGCTGTTGTATTCTTGACAGCTCGCTTAGCTTCTCATACAGAAATTGTAGCAATTCTTAGTAATGGGGTTTCATATCAACGTTTCCTTGCTCCTTACTTTGTAGGTGCAACAATTGTTGGTTTAGTGATCTTCGGTTTATTAGGTTGGGTTGTTCCAAACTCATCAAAAACTAGAGTGGCTTTTGAAATTAAATACCTAAAAAGCCCCTACTATTTCAATGAAAGAGATATTCATTACAGAGTAAGTGACTCTACATACTTATATGTTGAATCTTATAATAACAGAATCAAAAGAGGTTATAGACCTACTTTAGAAACTTTTGATGGAAATAAATTATTAGAAAAGATCTCAGCAAACAGAATCCAATGGGATTCTACAAATCAAGAATGGACTTTTGATAAATACGAGAAATACATCTTTAATGCTGATGGTTCTCAAAAATACTCTAAAGGAAATTCCTTGAAAATGAAATTGAATCTGGAGCCAAAGTACTTTGAAAGTAAATATGCACTTCATGAGACTTTGACTAACCCAGAGCTTTCTGAATATATTGAAAAAGAAAAATCTAGAGGAGTTGGTAATCTTGGTGTTTATGAAAATGCATTATATGAAAGGTATGCCTATCCTTTCGCGATTATAATACTTACTCTGATGGGAGTTTGTGTGTCTTCAGTTAAATCTAGACACGGTTCAGGTTTCCTTATCGCTGTTGGTTTTATTCTCGCCTTTGTATACTTATTAATGGTGTTAATGAGTAGAGCAATTGCAGAAGCAGATACATTAAGTCCATTCTTAGCAGCTTGGCTACCAAATATAATATTCTTCTTTGTGACCATATACCTCTACTTGAGAGTGCAGAAATAA
- a CDS encoding DMT family transporter, which translates to MINEQIKLHIIVFIWGFTAILGVLIEMDSFQLVFYRTLISALSMGVFMKLRGWEMKVSSKDAIKLILTGSLVALHWILFFTSAKISKVSVCLAGIATTALFTSIIEPLFNKTSIKPYEVILGLFVIIGLYIIFQFEFDHALGLILSLGAAFVGSLFSVLNGKFVKSISSPKITLYEMIGGALTALITLPFLSEGETWLEVPSMMDTFYLLVLSIVCTTIAYAVCVEIQKSLSAFQVNLTVNLEPIYGILLALILFGEKETMSPGFYVGAGIILLSVLSYPVLKKNYNRRSSNRKALHKEAIKG; encoded by the coding sequence ATGATCAACGAACAAATTAAACTTCATATAATAGTTTTTATATGGGGCTTCACGGCTATTCTCGGTGTTCTCATCGAGATGGATTCTTTCCAACTAGTATTTTACAGAACATTGATATCTGCTTTATCAATGGGTGTATTTATGAAATTAAGAGGTTGGGAAATGAAAGTATCTTCCAAAGATGCCATTAAACTTATACTTACGGGTAGTTTAGTAGCATTGCATTGGATTTTATTTTTTACGTCTGCAAAAATATCGAAGGTCAGTGTTTGTCTAGCAGGAATTGCGACCACCGCCCTTTTCACATCAATAATAGAACCCCTATTTAATAAAACGAGTATTAAACCTTACGAAGTAATTCTCGGTTTATTCGTTATTATTGGTTTATATATCATTTTCCAATTTGAATTTGATCATGCCTTAGGTCTGATCTTATCACTTGGAGCTGCATTTGTAGGTTCACTATTTAGTGTACTTAATGGAAAGTTTGTTAAGAGCATTTCCTCTCCTAAAATCACTCTCTATGAAATGATAGGAGGAGCATTAACTGCTTTAATTACATTACCTTTTCTTTCGGAAGGAGAAACTTGGTTGGAGGTTCCTTCAATGATGGATACCTTTTACTTGTTAGTATTGTCAATCGTTTGTACTACAATTGCTTATGCTGTATGTGTAGAGATACAAAAGAGTTTAAGTGCTTTTCAGGTCAATCTAACTGTAAACTTAGAACCTATCTATGGTATTCTTTTAGCACTGATTCTATTTGGAGAAAAAGAGACGATGTCACCTGGTTTTTATGTTGGAGCAGGAATTATTCTACTTTCGGTATTGTCCTATCCGGTTCTAAAGAAAAACTATAATAGACGCTCTTCGAATCGTAAAGCATTACACAAGGAAGCGATTAAAGGATAA
- a CDS encoding alpha/beta hydrolase family protein yields the protein MCSFSFKNKLFLVVLISIVFSCNNDDNSPENETLPEAGQLVSYEIKSEFSQNELLTLADFGGLSLAKPYIQNGITTYSVKYLTEDKNNDLIEASGVVSVPSTNSQNDLILLNRGTIIEHTAAPSVSPIPTYEFGAALDFIVMTPDLIGFGSSSTIPQYYYINDKTANSSYDLVKATSTLLEEINKDTSNDVFISGYSQGGYSSLTQLENIAGLPDNFEVKACLAAAGGYDLIYVMQEILKEETHTSPAFLALVIYSYYSYYNETSGLESYFHEDIAEQIPTILNGNLSTSEVNDILPDSLHLLFNSNFISEMKNGNSDNSMYQHLNNNSIGTINTNIPIFLYHSPNDEILPYSSSQNLFNELESQNLNVTFESIEGDSHADASIPALIHAFLEIKSLQSDL from the coding sequence ATGTGCTCTTTCTCTTTTAAGAATAAACTTTTTCTTGTTGTCCTTATATCCATAGTTTTCTCATGTAATAATGATGATAACTCACCTGAAAACGAAACACTACCTGAGGCTGGTCAACTAGTATCCTATGAAATAAAATCAGAATTTTCACAAAATGAATTACTTACTCTTGCTGATTTTGGAGGATTGTCATTGGCTAAGCCTTATATTCAAAATGGAATCACAACCTATTCAGTAAAATATCTTACAGAAGATAAAAATAATGATTTGATAGAGGCTTCTGGAGTGGTTAGTGTCCCAAGTACGAACTCTCAGAATGACTTGATATTACTTAACCGAGGGACAATCATTGAACATACAGCTGCTCCTAGTGTAAGTCCAATACCCACTTATGAATTTGGTGCTGCTTTAGATTTTATCGTAATGACACCTGATCTCATAGGTTTTGGAAGCTCATCTACAATTCCTCAATATTATTATATTAATGATAAAACAGCGAATTCATCTTATGATTTAGTAAAAGCTACGAGTACATTACTAGAGGAAATTAATAAAGACACTTCTAATGATGTATTTATTTCTGGATACTCACAAGGCGGGTATTCTAGTTTGACACAATTAGAGAATATCGCAGGATTGCCCGATAATTTTGAGGTGAAGGCATGTTTAGCCGCAGCTGGTGGGTATGATCTGATCTATGTGATGCAAGAGATACTAAAAGAAGAAACCCACACATCTCCTGCATTCCTGGCATTAGTGATCTATTCCTATTATTCTTACTACAACGAAACTTCTGGATTAGAAAGTTATTTTCATGAAGATATTGCGGAACAGATTCCCACTATATTAAATGGTAATTTATCTACTTCTGAGGTAAATGACATATTGCCAGATTCTCTCCATCTTTTGTTTAATAGCAATTTTATCAGTGAGATGAAAAATGGTAATTCTGATAATAGTATGTATCAACATCTGAATAATAATTCAATTGGAACTATAAATACTAATATCCCAATATTTTTGTACCATTCCCCTAACGATGAGATTCTACCCTACTCTTCATCACAAAATTTATTTAATGAATTAGAATCTCAAAATTTAAATGTCACATTTGAAAGTATCGAAGGAGATAGCCATGCAGATGCTTCAATCCCAGCTTTAATTCATGCATTTCTTGAAATAAAATCACTTCAATCAGATTTGTAA
- a CDS encoding universal stress protein → MKIHNILVPTDFSPEATNALEVAVQIAKLNNASISLLHVIDIPTINHYDSLSVFGAGDIGMDDPEIYSHYTTKLQEVVNNKINKIIEENPNIKIEKHIEFDSLQRHLADFVVKDKTDLIIIGSQGISGLDEYLIGSNTEKIIRLSKVPVLTIKKQASHFSPKKIVYAADFHKVSDGAIATLKLFQSLYDATIHFVKVITPGNFEATPFSIQQLEEFAEDNKFENYEVHTFNDFSEEEGIRGFAQFIDADMISMSTHGRTGIQHILLGSIAEEVANHAIRPVLTFNKKMEDHD, encoded by the coding sequence ATGAAAATTCATAATATCCTTGTCCCAACAGACTTCTCACCAGAAGCTACAAATGCATTAGAGGTAGCTGTTCAAATTGCAAAATTAAATAACGCCTCGATTTCATTATTACATGTAATTGATATCCCAACAATAAACCATTATGATAGCCTATCGGTATTTGGTGCTGGAGATATTGGCATGGATGATCCTGAAATTTACAGCCACTACACCACTAAATTACAAGAAGTAGTCAATAATAAAATCAATAAAATTATTGAAGAAAACCCTAATATTAAAATTGAAAAACATATAGAGTTTGATTCACTTCAAAGACACTTAGCTGATTTTGTTGTTAAAGATAAAACGGACCTTATTATTATTGGTTCTCAAGGAATTAGTGGGCTAGATGAATATCTAATAGGTTCCAATACAGAAAAAATCATACGCTTATCTAAAGTACCTGTGTTAACAATCAAGAAACAAGCAAGTCACTTTTCTCCCAAGAAGATAGTTTATGCAGCTGACTTTCATAAGGTAAGTGATGGTGCTATCGCTACACTGAAACTTTTCCAATCATTATATGATGCTACAATTCATTTTGTTAAAGTAATAACACCTGGTAACTTCGAAGCAACCCCATTCTCAATTCAACAGTTAGAAGAATTTGCGGAGGATAATAAGTTTGAGAATTATGAAGTTCATACATTTAATGACTTTTCTGAAGAAGAAGGAATTAGAGGTTTTGCTCAATTTATCGATGCTGATATGATTTCTATGTCAACACATGGCAGAACAGGTATTCAACATATTTTATTGGGAAGTATTGCAGAAGAAGTTGCAAATCATGCTATTCGTCCGGTATTAACTTTCAACAAAAAAATGGAAGACCACGATTAA
- a CDS encoding Nif3-like dinuclear metal center hexameric protein: MKVKNIVNLLEQLAPSQYQESYDNAGLITGSGHDEVTGILVSLDCTEEIVDEAIEKNCNLIVAHHPIVFKGLKRFNGKNYVERTIIKAIKNDISIYAIHTNLDNMSHGVNYKISSLLGLKNLNILSPTKNNIQKLSVFVPSGNVDKVANALADAGAGIIGDYTSCSFRTEGTGTFKGNDSSNPTLGNKNTLEKIKEVKIEVQFNAHLKGKVLSAMHQSHPYEEVAYHITPLEITNTSIGSGMYGTLPQPIPVNDFLSKVKETFKCGTIRHTKVLKDTISKVAVCGGAGSFLLRNAIGVNADIFITGDFKYHEFFDAEDRIMIADIGHFESEQFTSDILIDYLKDQIENHKIYKTEVNTNPIQYFA; encoded by the coding sequence ATGAAAGTTAAAAATATAGTCAATTTACTAGAGCAGTTAGCTCCATCTCAATACCAAGAAAGTTATGATAACGCCGGACTAATAACAGGCAGTGGTCATGATGAAGTAACTGGAATTTTAGTTTCTTTAGATTGCACTGAAGAAATTGTTGATGAAGCTATAGAAAAGAACTGTAATCTAATTGTTGCTCACCACCCTATCGTTTTTAAAGGATTAAAAAGATTTAATGGCAAAAATTATGTTGAAAGAACAATTATTAAAGCCATTAAAAATGATATAAGCATATATGCTATCCACACTAACCTAGACAATATGAGTCATGGTGTGAATTATAAGATCTCCTCACTATTAGGATTAAAAAACTTAAATATCTTATCTCCTACAAAGAATAATATTCAGAAATTATCAGTATTTGTTCCTTCAGGAAATGTTGATAAAGTAGCAAATGCTTTGGCTGATGCTGGAGCGGGAATTATAGGTGATTATACTTCATGTAGTTTTAGAACAGAGGGAACAGGAACCTTTAAAGGTAATGATAGTTCGAATCCTACATTAGGTAATAAAAATACATTAGAAAAGATCAAAGAGGTAAAAATTGAAGTTCAATTTAATGCACACCTAAAAGGGAAAGTGTTAAGTGCAATGCATCAAAGTCATCCTTACGAAGAAGTAGCTTACCATATTACCCCTTTAGAGATAACAAATACCTCTATTGGCTCCGGCATGTATGGAACACTACCTCAACCAATACCTGTAAATGATTTTTTATCAAAGGTAAAAGAGACTTTTAAGTGTGGTACAATTAGACATACAAAGGTACTTAAAGATACAATTTCAAAGGTTGCAGTTTGCGGGGGTGCAGGCAGTTTCCTTTTAAGAAATGCAATTGGTGTCAATGCAGATATTTTTATCACAGGTGATTTTAAATACCATGAATTCTTTGATGCTGAAGATCGAATTATGATTGCTGATATTGGACACTTCGAAAGCGAACAGTTCACTTCTGACATTCTTATTGATTATCTAAAAGATCAAATAGAGAATCATAAGATTTATAAGACAGAGGTTAATACAAATCCTATTCAGTATTTCGCTTAA
- the sdaAB gene encoding L-serine ammonia-lyase, iron-sulfur-dependent subunit beta: MAEKSSIFDMIGPIMIGPSSSHTAGVVRIGRVGHKMLGGTPEKAEIVFYNSFARTYEGHGSDKAIIAGLMGMSTDDPNIKQAFDIAESNNFDYEFRPVGNASAHHPNTIKLILTKGETKTEIVGVSKGGGIISIRQVDGYSSNFSANSPTLMVTAEDRKGAISFISNLLAQEDVNIAEMTVSRKGKHQTACQFIEMDSAPRDITMEYLKSIKWVLNVTFLPNVDD; encoded by the coding sequence ATGGCCGAAAAATCAAGTATTTTTGACATGATTGGACCCATCATGATTGGTCCATCGAGTTCTCATACCGCAGGAGTTGTTCGTATCGGAAGAGTTGGACATAAAATGTTAGGAGGAACTCCAGAGAAAGCAGAAATCGTTTTTTATAATTCTTTTGCAAGAACCTACGAAGGTCACGGATCCGATAAGGCAATTATTGCTGGATTAATGGGAATGAGTACCGATGACCCTAATATCAAACAAGCCTTTGATATTGCTGAATCCAATAACTTTGACTATGAATTCAGACCTGTGGGGAATGCTTCGGCACACCATCCTAACACAATAAAACTTATCCTAACCAAGGGAGAAACTAAAACAGAAATTGTAGGTGTAAGTAAAGGCGGAGGAATTATTTCTATCAGACAAGTAGATGGATATTCTTCAAATTTTAGTGCTAACTCTCCCACTCTTATGGTTACAGCAGAAGATCGCAAAGGAGCTATTTCATTTATCTCAAATCTATTGGCACAAGAAGATGTCAATATCGCAGAAATGACAGTTTCTAGAAAAGGTAAACACCAAACGGCATGTCAATTTATAGAAATGGATTCAGCACCAAGAGATATAACTATGGAATATCTAAAAAGTATTAAATGGGTATTGAATGTAACTTTTTTACCAAATGTGGACGACTAA
- a CDS encoding TolC family protein — protein sequence MKFRHKLFIFLLSSSSSLSAQTPDSLWNYKQCVEYAIENNLYVKLQDYDVDERTEEYKQARSQRYPNVSGFYQHSFNRGLNPDPTTNVFTQQSINTGSFGATVGVPIFNGRKISNTIKQTKANIESSEYGVEKIENDIIIQVTENYLDVIFKWENVSISKKRVRTLEEQVDRTKRLVEAGSAPLSELLDLMSQFADTERQLTEAENSYNIALLTLKQSMQLDFNTLFSIEIPELSEPDTTMKFVPSNVVFQESMEIMPQIKRAEKNIEVAEFQKKIAKADYYPSLNFNGNLNTSYSSNYTNPIDPNDNSLGTQFENFFSQVATLQLNIPIYSRRNVKTAVNKSKITIKKNEVQLQQELNDLRKNIEQAYINALSAQKTYISNKKSVESLEEQFRSVNKRFTSGAASTTDYVVAENNLNIAKAELNRSKYQFIFSKKILDFYSGKEIVIE from the coding sequence ATGAAATTCAGACACAAACTCTTCATATTTTTACTTTCATCGTCATCGTCATTATCAGCACAAACTCCTGATAGTTTATGGAATTATAAACAGTGTGTAGAATATGCCATTGAAAATAACTTATACGTTAAATTACAGGATTATGATGTAGACGAAAGAACTGAGGAATACAAGCAAGCAAGATCCCAAAGATACCCTAATGTATCTGGTTTTTATCAACATAGCTTCAATAGAGGTTTAAACCCCGATCCTACCACCAACGTCTTTACCCAACAAAGTATTAATACGGGTAGTTTTGGTGCTACTGTAGGTGTACCAATTTTTAATGGTAGAAAGATTTCAAACACTATTAAGCAGACAAAAGCTAATATTGAAAGCTCTGAATATGGTGTTGAGAAAATTGAAAATGATATCATCATTCAAGTAACGGAAAATTACTTAGATGTGATTTTTAAATGGGAAAATGTTTCGATTTCGAAAAAGAGGGTAAGAACTTTAGAGGAACAAGTTGACCGAACAAAAAGGCTTGTTGAAGCAGGGTCTGCTCCTTTATCAGAATTATTGGATCTTATGTCTCAGTTTGCTGATACAGAAAGGCAATTAACTGAAGCAGAGAACTCCTACAATATTGCTTTATTAACTTTAAAGCAGTCAATGCAATTAGATTTTAATACGCTTTTCTCTATTGAAATTCCGGAACTTAGTGAACCTGATACAACAATGAAGTTTGTACCATCAAATGTTGTATTTCAAGAATCTATGGAGATTATGCCTCAGATTAAAAGAGCTGAGAAAAATATCGAAGTTGCTGAATTCCAAAAGAAAATTGCTAAAGCAGACTATTATCCTAGTCTGAACTTCAATGGGAACCTTAACACAAGTTATTCATCAAACTATACGAACCCTATTGATCCAAATGATAATTCATTAGGAACACAGTTCGAGAATTTCTTTAGTCAAGTGGCAACATTGCAATTAAATATTCCGATTTATAGTCGTAGAAATGTAAAAACAGCAGTCAATAAATCTAAAATTACGATAAAGAAAAATGAAGTTCAATTACAACAAGAACTTAATGATCTAAGAAAGAATATTGAACAAGCATATATTAATGCTTTATCTGCACAAAAAACATATATATCAAATAAAAAGTCAGTTGAATCGTTAGAAGAACAGTTCCGTTCTGTAAATAAAAGGTTTACTTCCGGAGCTGCTTCAACAACAGATTATGTCGTTGCTGAAAATAATTTAAACATAGCTAAAGCAGAATTAAATCGTTCAAAATATCAATTTATTTTCTCTAAGAAAATTCTGGATTTTTATTCAGGAAAAGAAATTGTAATTGAATAG
- a CDS encoding DUF2147 domain-containing protein, which translates to MNRTLFLFSLIFAFFINHVNAQESSVFGVWKTIDDETDQAKAYVEIYKDGDKMFGKIIKLLSDPEDSICEKCSDEFKNQKIVGMKIIWDMEQNGDQWIDGKILKPENGKIYNGKIWVENGKLQVRGYLGFMYKTQTWERVE; encoded by the coding sequence ATGAATAGAACTTTATTTTTATTCTCTCTAATTTTTGCATTCTTCATTAACCATGTTAATGCTCAAGAATCTTCGGTATTTGGTGTTTGGAAAACAATTGATGATGAGACAGACCAAGCAAAAGCTTATGTCGAAATTTACAAAGATGGAGACAAGATGTTTGGGAAAATCATCAAATTATTATCAGATCCCGAAGATAGTATTTGTGAAAAATGCTCAGATGAATTTAAGAACCAGAAAATCGTTGGTATGAAGATCATCTGGGATATGGAACAGAATGGAGATCAATGGATTGATGGAAAAATTCTAAAACCTGAAAACGGCAAGATCTACAATGGTAAAATTTGGGTAGAGAATGGAAAACTTCAAGTACGAGGTTACCTCGGTTTTATGTACAAGACACAAACTTGGGAAAGAGTAGAATAA
- a CDS encoding tyrosine-type recombinase/integrase has translation MIKLKALKTTNHIIANQESYLFKKDIIDQYKRYLLEDDWNKNEQQLVMKSLTSLRYFLVFLIEFKQGRYYRNAFKDYTEYLQSLVETNEINTIKKAQRRQYARRINLENKLGYLKWLEVTKIDGVQEDKKLLSNTWDERFLLWLKSKSKLRRDTNYPKAIGNVVKLYIQYSFDEYQKFVLNDLTVNAFLRNNASLKITTLNFYLTALKRFVDFLIEENVSNISQDEILKVKNLKALETSDEVNRIRISENDLKEIYSKGNQYQKIIIVLGAGIGLRGSSMVHLRKKDINFKTKKIKIWAKGKNNKIELPINKDVYDHLINYCEGLDDNDKLLPQNSTSSLSKYFSDYLHKIGKKEIEKNGEVYGLSLHNLRHTFAYNSLDKHGLLLTSRLLCHATTEVTEKHYLKDKIRDELEHLYDNEYK, from the coding sequence ATGATTAAACTAAAAGCACTTAAAACAACAAATCATATAATTGCTAATCAGGAAAGCTATCTTTTTAAAAAAGATATTATTGATCAATATAAAAGGTATCTGCTAGAAGATGACTGGAATAAAAATGAGCAGCAATTAGTCATGAAATCATTGACATCATTACGTTATTTTTTAGTGTTTTTGATAGAATTTAAACAAGGAAGGTATTACAGAAATGCTTTTAAAGATTATACAGAGTATTTACAAAGTCTAGTAGAAACCAATGAAATAAATACAATTAAGAAAGCACAAAGAAGACAATATGCTCGAAGAATAAACCTGGAGAATAAATTGGGCTATCTCAAATGGTTAGAAGTAACCAAGATTGATGGGGTACAAGAGGATAAAAAACTTTTAAGCAATACTTGGGACGAAAGGTTTTTACTTTGGCTAAAATCGAAATCAAAATTAAGAAGGGATACAAATTACCCAAAGGCAATAGGAAATGTAGTAAAACTCTATATTCAATACTCTTTTGATGAGTATCAAAAATTTGTACTAAATGATCTTACGGTTAATGCCTTTTTAAGGAATAATGCTTCCTTAAAAATCACTACACTAAATTTTTACTTAACTGCCCTTAAACGATTTGTAGATTTTTTGATAGAAGAAAATGTGAGCAATATTTCACAAGATGAAATACTGAAAGTGAAAAACCTTAAAGCACTAGAAACTTCTGATGAGGTAAATAGAATAAGAATTAGTGAGAATGATTTAAAAGAAATATATTCCAAAGGAAATCAATATCAAAAGATCATTATTGTATTAGGAGCTGGAATTGGTTTAAGAGGAAGTAGCATGGTTCATCTTAGAAAAAAAGACATCAATTTTAAAACTAAGAAAATCAAAATTTGGGCAAAGGGAAAAAATAACAAAATCGAGTTACCTATAAATAAAGATGTCTATGATCATTTAATAAATTATTGTGAAGGACTAGATGATAACGATAAGTTATTACCTCAGAATTCAACCTCTTCTTTATCAAAATATTTTTCTGATTATCTACATAAAATAGGGAAGAAAGAAATAGAAAAAAATGGAGAAGTATATGGTTTAAGTCTACATAATTTGAGACATACTTTTGCTTATAACTCCTTAGATAAGCATGGGCTTTTATTGACATCTCGATTATTGTGTCATGCTACTACTGAAGTAACTGAAAAACATTATTTAAAAGATAAAATAAGAGACGAATTAGAACATTTGTACGATAATGAATACAAATAA
- the accC gene encoding acetyl-CoA carboxylase biotin carboxylase subunit, with protein MFKKILIANRGEIALRVIRTCSEMGIKTVAVYSTADKESLHVKFADEAVCIGPAPSTESYLNIPNILAAAEITNCDAVHPGYGFLSENANFSRICEENNIKFIGASADMIEKMGDKATAKATMKEAGVPTIPGSEGLLDSVEQGLKIAEQIKYPVILKATAGGGGRGMRIVNGPDEFQKAWDSARQESAAAFGNDGMYLEKFVEEPRHVEIQIVGDSSGKACHLSERDCSIQRRHQKLTEEVPSPALSPELRERMGQAAIKGAEKINYEGAGTVEFLVDKHGDFYFMEMNTRIQVEHPVTEQVTGFDLIKEQIKVAAGEKITGKNYTPMAHSIECRINAEDPANDFRPSPGKITTLHIPGGPGVRVDTHVYSGYSIPPNYDSMIAKLIVTAETRIEAIKRMKRALNEFVIEGINTTIPFHIRLMDNEQFQSGHFTTKFMEEYTYDTL; from the coding sequence GTGTTCAAAAAAATATTAATTGCAAATAGAGGTGAAATTGCATTACGTGTGATCCGTACTTGTTCTGAGATGGGGATTAAAACGGTTGCAGTTTACTCAACAGCAGATAAAGAAAGCTTGCATGTCAAATTTGCAGACGAAGCCGTTTGTATTGGACCTGCACCAAGTACAGAGTCGTACTTAAACATTCCAAATATTTTAGCAGCAGCTGAGATTACTAACTGTGATGCTGTGCATCCTGGTTATGGTTTCTTATCTGAAAATGCTAACTTCTCACGTATTTGTGAGGAAAACAACATTAAGTTCATCGGTGCTTCAGCTGATATGATCGAGAAAATGGGTGATAAGGCAACTGCCAAAGCTACAATGAAAGAAGCTGGCGTACCTACAATCCCAGGTTCAGAAGGTCTATTAGATTCTGTTGAACAAGGTTTAAAAATCGCTGAGCAAATTAAGTACCCAGTGATTTTGAAAGCAACTGCCGGTGGTGGTGGACGTGGTATGCGTATCGTTAATGGTCCAGATGAATTCCAAAAAGCTTGGGATTCTGCTCGTCAAGAGTCAGCTGCAGCATTTGGTAATGACGGTATGTATTTAGAGAAGTTCGTTGAAGAACCTCGTCACGTTGAAATCCAAATTGTTGGCGATAGTTCAGGAAAAGCATGTCACTTATCAGAAAGAGACTGTTCAATCCAACGTCGTCACCAAAAGTTGACAGAAGAAGTACCTTCTCCAGCTTTATCTCCAGAACTTCGTGAGAGAATGGGACAAGCAGCTATTAAAGGTGCTGAGAAAATTAACTACGAAGGTGCTGGTACTGTAGAATTCTTAGTAGATAAGCATGGTGATTTCTATTTCATGGAAATGAATACTCGTATCCAAGTAGAGCACCCTGTAACTGAGCAAGTAACTGGTTTTGATCTTATTAAAGAACAAATTAAAGTTGCTGCAGGTGAGAAAATTACTGGCAAGAACTATACGCCAATGGCACATTCTATCGAATGTCGTATCAATGCGGAAGATCCTGCTAATGATTTCAGACCAAGCCCAGGTAAAATTACTACTTTGCATATTCCAGGTGGCCCTGGTGTACGTGTTGATACACACGTATACTCAGGTTATTCAATCCCACCTAACTATGACTCAATGATTGCTAAATTAATTGTTACTGCGGAAACAAGAATTGAAGCGATTAAAAGAATGAAACGTGCTTTAAATGAGTTTGTAATCGAAGGTATTAATACAACAATTCCTTTCCATATCAGACTTATGGATAATGAGCAGTTCCAATCTGGTCACTTTACGACTAAATTTATGGAAGAGTATACTTACGATACACTGTAA